The Haloarcula sp. DT43 genome includes a region encoding these proteins:
- a CDS encoding COG1361 family protein — protein sequence MLSIGYGKLLVGCAAGLLVLGGATVGLGIGGFADVPVNSDTTAGGAELEIRAVHALSEIRPDEPLQVRLRITNTGSATTTQQVALRLNTEGQSSETVATAQAQVPAGEAANVTLSAEPDQLGPGEYTYAVVLGSSSSPAETGSVAVLTPPTFTLEDKTGDATVVRGTNASLRATLTNVGSYRGVQTVRVAVDADQNGEYADTETVNESAFSLTGGQSAVSTATVRTADLKPGQYQYEFATENTTATGTLRVQQPATFRVQNASAPENVTAGDTANVSAVVENIGDVDGTETVTFSSESANGTHSRSVSLAPDETTTVSVEVNTTNLSRGTHNYSFGTASDSDTVSVTVQDSHFEVSNLDGPNVLYVGDTAVFAAEVTNTGDIAGTQTVQHRIDSDDDDRPEAYGLNRNVTLEPGESTRVRFEVEYTVTDATDYPVEPLSLQTYVYGIYSDDTRASTAMSVKPSWAKDGGSSGSSGSTSVSEGDRASLDEITQDKYGLYYHEVSSETKRQVEEIHERQPFADGLAAAEVQTREEIARQEYGADVQAGENFDFTGLDIEVQQQVEADFDAQFQTDSGDRIESWDELARDTYGSPYENLTDARQAEIETAYQDQFE from the coding sequence ATGTTGTCCATAGGCTACGGCAAACTACTGGTCGGGTGTGCCGCCGGGTTGCTCGTCTTGGGAGGCGCTACGGTTGGGCTCGGTATCGGTGGATTCGCCGACGTGCCGGTGAATTCGGACACCACCGCGGGCGGGGCCGAGTTGGAGATACGGGCTGTCCACGCTCTCTCCGAAATCCGGCCCGACGAGCCATTGCAGGTCCGACTTCGAATCACAAATACGGGATCAGCTACGACCACCCAACAGGTCGCTCTTCGGCTGAATACGGAAGGGCAGTCGTCTGAGACGGTTGCGACGGCACAGGCACAGGTCCCGGCGGGTGAAGCAGCGAACGTGACCCTGTCCGCCGAGCCTGACCAGCTCGGTCCGGGAGAGTACACGTACGCCGTCGTTCTCGGTTCCTCGTCGTCTCCCGCGGAGACCGGGAGCGTGGCCGTCCTCACCCCGCCGACGTTCACGCTCGAAGACAAGACTGGCGACGCTACCGTCGTCCGCGGAACGAACGCCTCGCTCCGTGCCACCCTGACAAACGTCGGTTCGTATCGCGGCGTCCAGACCGTTCGGGTCGCCGTTGACGCGGACCAGAACGGGGAGTACGCCGACACCGAGACCGTGAACGAGAGCGCGTTCTCGCTCACAGGCGGTCAGAGTGCGGTGAGTACCGCCACGGTCCGGACTGCCGACCTGAAGCCGGGGCAATACCAGTACGAGTTCGCCACGGAAAACACGACAGCGACTGGGACACTCCGGGTCCAACAGCCCGCGACGTTCCGGGTACAGAACGCGAGTGCGCCCGAGAACGTCACCGCCGGGGACACCGCGAACGTCTCGGCGGTCGTCGAGAACATCGGCGACGTCGACGGAACCGAGACCGTCACGTTCAGCAGCGAGTCCGCGAACGGCACCCACTCGCGCTCCGTGTCGCTCGCCCCCGACGAAACCACGACGGTGTCCGTCGAAGTGAACACGACGAATCTGAGTCGCGGGACGCACAACTACTCGTTCGGAACCGCCTCCGATTCGGACACGGTCTCAGTCACGGTACAGGACAGCCACTTCGAGGTGTCCAACCTGGACGGTCCGAACGTTCTGTACGTCGGCGACACCGCCGTGTTCGCCGCGGAGGTAACGAACACCGGTGACATCGCCGGGACGCAAACCGTCCAGCACCGCATCGACAGCGACGACGACGACCGGCCCGAGGCCTACGGACTTAACAGGAACGTGACGCTTGAGCCGGGCGAATCTACTCGCGTCCGGTTCGAGGTCGAGTACACCGTGACCGACGCCACGGATTACCCTGTCGAACCACTGAGCCTGCAGACGTACGTCTACGGTATCTACTCGGATGACACGCGCGCGTCGACCGCCATGTCGGTCAAGCCATCGTGGGCCAAGGACGGCGGCTCCAGCGGTTCCAGCGGGAGCACCTCCGTCTCTGAGGGCGACCGTGCCTCGCTCGACGAAATCACTCAGGACAAGTACGGGCTCTACTACCACGAAGTGAGCAGCGAGACGAAGCGGCAGGTCGAGGAGATTCACGAGCGCCAACCGTTCGCCGACGGACTCGCGGCCGCCGAAGTCCAGACGCGGGAGGAAATCGCCCGGCAGGAGTACGGTGCCGACGTGCAGGCCGGCGAGAACTTCGATTTCACCGGCCTGGACATCGAGGTCCAGCAGCAGGTCGAGGCGGACTTCGACGCGCAGTTCCAGACCGACTCCGGTGACCGAATCGAGTCCTGGGACGAACTCGCACGCGACACGTACGGGTCGCCCTACGAGAACCTCACCGACGCTCGCCAGGCGGAAATCGAGACGGCGTATCAGGACCAGTTCGAATAA
- a CDS encoding glycosyltransferase family 2 protein translates to MYKGSTIGVVIPAYNEEGFIGDVLDSLPEFVDQVFVIDDCSTDDTWPEIKEYVEAEANQAAVAGEAGEELVVADGAGTTVSESQTFLDKRIVPVRHQTNGGRGAAIQTGYELALMSGMDAVAVLDGDGQMDPDILDEILDPVVEGEADYAKGNRLISRRHCAQMSNWRLFGNALLTLLTKVASGHWRMRDPQNGYTAVSATALEALSLNDLFDDYGFLNDILIHMDAHGMTVQDVPMEALYGDESSGIRYGSFIPKLSMLLLRRFFWRIGKKISRL, encoded by the coding sequence GTGTACAAAGGCTCGACCATTGGCGTCGTCATTCCGGCCTACAACGAGGAGGGCTTCATCGGCGACGTACTCGACTCGCTTCCGGAGTTCGTCGACCAGGTGTTCGTCATCGACGACTGCTCGACGGATGACACCTGGCCCGAAATCAAAGAGTACGTCGAGGCTGAAGCCAACCAGGCGGCCGTGGCCGGCGAAGCCGGGGAAGAGCTAGTGGTCGCCGACGGGGCCGGGACGACGGTCTCTGAGAGCCAGACGTTCCTCGACAAGCGTATCGTCCCGGTGCGTCACCAGACGAACGGGGGTCGCGGGGCCGCCATCCAGACCGGATACGAGCTGGCGCTGATGAGCGGTATGGACGCGGTGGCAGTCCTTGACGGCGACGGACAGATGGACCCGGACATCCTCGATGAGATACTCGACCCGGTCGTCGAGGGGGAGGCGGATTACGCGAAGGGCAACCGTCTGATATCCCGCCGCCACTGTGCACAGATGTCCAACTGGCGGCTGTTCGGGAACGCCCTCCTCACGCTGTTGACCAAAGTGGCGAGCGGACACTGGCGGATGCGGGACCCGCAGAACGGGTACACCGCTGTCTCCGCGACGGCGCTCGAGGCCCTCTCGCTGAACGACCTGTTCGACGACTACGGGTTCCTGAACGATATCCTGATTCACATGGACGCCCACGGTATGACCGTTCAGGACGTCCCGATGGAGGCACTCTACGGCGACGAGTCGAGCGGCATCAGATACGGCTCGTTCATCCCGAAGCTCTCTATGCTGCTCCTGAGACGGTTCTTTTGGCGAATCGGTAAGAAAATCTCCAGGCTATGA
- a CDS encoding DUF1616 domain-containing protein, whose product MASWSSSLLRVADLVAVILLTVLALAATFLSESLLRTVVTIPFLFFAPGYSVVVAMFPHRRSSLDGEQLFGSEALLLGIATSIGLAIIVGVNLEYTVWDIAAVPVMVALSSISLLAVGIAMYRRLSTLSETSPTTFGGSSYRAKTPNIGDSIQLSSVVVAVAVLVAVLSVGAVALDPPRGERYTEFGLLTEAENGTLVADDYPSEISAGDRETLYFTVTNREMQNKQYTVVVTLVATNEDGNAIQRARLDSFSNQVAAEETWRQEHTVEPLLSGERLRLTYLLYDGPVPEQPTAQNSYRNLHLWLTVS is encoded by the coding sequence ATGGCTAGCTGGTCCTCATCTCTGCTAAGAGTGGCCGATTTGGTGGCCGTCATTCTGCTTACCGTGCTGGCGCTCGCGGCGACTTTCCTGTCAGAGTCACTGCTGAGAACCGTGGTGACGATACCGTTTCTGTTCTTCGCACCGGGATACTCGGTGGTGGTAGCCATGTTCCCACACCGACGCTCGTCACTCGATGGCGAGCAGTTGTTCGGCTCCGAGGCCCTTCTGTTGGGTATCGCTACCAGCATTGGCCTCGCAATTATCGTCGGGGTGAATCTCGAGTACACGGTCTGGGATATCGCCGCAGTCCCGGTGATGGTTGCCCTGTCGTCAATATCGCTTTTGGCGGTCGGTATCGCGATGTATCGCCGGCTATCGACTCTCAGTGAGACGTCTCCGACTACGTTCGGCGGCTCGTCGTACCGAGCGAAGACCCCGAATATCGGCGACTCGATACAGCTCAGCTCGGTCGTTGTTGCCGTCGCCGTCCTCGTCGCGGTCCTCAGCGTCGGCGCTGTCGCACTGGACCCGCCCCGCGGTGAGCGGTACACGGAGTTCGGTCTCCTCACCGAGGCAGAGAACGGAACGCTCGTTGCTGACGACTATCCGTCAGAGATATCGGCTGGCGACCGGGAAACGCTGTACTTCACAGTCACGAACCGCGAGATGCAAAACAAACAGTACACCGTCGTGGTTACGCTCGTCGCTACGAACGAGGACGGAAACGCAATCCAGCGTGCTCGATTGGATTCTTTCAGCAACCAAGTCGCGGCCGAAGAGACGTGGCGGCAAGAACACACGGTTGAACCCCTGTTGAGCGGTGAGCGGTTACGGCTGACGTATCTGCTTTACGACGGACCTGTCCCCGAACAGCCCACGGCTCAGAACAGCTACCGGAACCTCCACCTCTGGCTAACCGTCTCGTAG
- a CDS encoding glycosyltransferase, whose translation MTGQRPLAFYVPSLTVGGAERVTVTIANGLAEQGYDVDLLVSFCEGEFKKEVRSDVRLLDLETPSIPGLGIGAAIPALRRYLRDESPSIIFSQMTYANDVCLVAHGLAGSDAVTVPTVHNTLGVQESPKEKFVEWLAGRLSGRADQFVAVSEGAAESIVEHVGVSPEDVTVLHNPIPVEEVRMRSREPVEHEWVGDPEYEVVLGVGRLEPQKNFGSFLKAFRRVHEARPQTRAIIVGRGSERDELKQLARDLGISDKVSFPGYVDNPYGYMAGASVLAMSSVHEGLPTVLIEALACGCPVVSTDCPSGPYEILEGGEVGPLVPVGDDDALADGIRTTLSHPPKKERLVDRARDFAPESVLRDYEAFIRAHLPTEASSHSPAEIEQ comes from the coding sequence ATGACAGGGCAGAGACCGCTGGCATTCTACGTTCCGTCTCTAACAGTCGGAGGGGCTGAACGAGTGACGGTGACAATCGCGAACGGGTTGGCCGAGCAGGGGTACGATGTCGACCTCCTCGTCTCGTTTTGCGAAGGCGAGTTCAAAAAAGAAGTGCGAAGTGACGTCCGCCTTCTCGATTTGGAGACCCCATCTATCCCGGGACTCGGTATCGGTGCCGCTATTCCGGCACTCCGCAGGTATCTCAGGGACGAATCCCCGAGCATAATTTTCTCACAGATGACATACGCCAACGATGTCTGTCTCGTCGCACACGGGTTGGCCGGCTCCGATGCGGTCACAGTTCCGACGGTCCACAACACCCTTGGAGTGCAGGAATCGCCGAAAGAGAAGTTCGTCGAGTGGCTCGCTGGCCGGCTTTCCGGGCGAGCAGACCAGTTCGTCGCCGTTTCGGAAGGGGCCGCCGAGAGCATCGTCGAACACGTGGGGGTCAGTCCGGAGGACGTAACCGTACTGCACAACCCGATTCCCGTCGAGGAGGTTCGTATGCGCTCCCGGGAGCCGGTAGAGCACGAATGGGTCGGTGACCCGGAGTACGAGGTCGTACTCGGTGTCGGCCGCCTCGAGCCACAGAAAAACTTCGGCTCGTTCCTCAAAGCGTTCAGGCGAGTTCACGAAGCGCGCCCGCAAACGCGAGCAATCATCGTCGGTCGGGGGTCCGAGCGTGACGAACTCAAGCAGTTGGCACGGGACCTCGGAATCAGTGATAAAGTCTCGTTTCCGGGCTACGTTGACAATCCCTACGGCTACATGGCCGGTGCGTCCGTACTAGCCATGTCGTCGGTACACGAGGGGCTCCCGACAGTTCTCATCGAAGCGCTGGCGTGTGGCTGCCCGGTTGTCTCGACTGACTGTCCGAGCGGCCCCTACGAAATTTTAGAAGGTGGCGAGGTCGGACCGTTAGTGCCGGTCGGGGACGACGACGCTCTCGCAGATGGGATACGTACCACTCTGTCCCACCCACCGAAAAAAGAGAGATTGGTCGACCGAGCGCGCGATTTCGCTCCGGAATCCGTGCTTCGGGACTACGAGGCGTTCATTCGAGCGCACCTGCCCACCGAAGCATCTTCTCACAGCCCTGCCGAAATCGAGCAGTAG
- a CDS encoding glycosyltransferase family 4 protein, translated as MRILRVAQDIFPDKVGGAPYHIHALSRDQAEMGHDVTVLTISSDQSKPQTEQRAGYTLVRLSPRIELFGNALFAGTVKYLRNAREYDVVHAHSHLFFSSNLTAAYSRVSDIPLAVTCHGLMSQRVPEWFSRFHLNTVGRFTYNAADVLFSYTALERERLRDIGVSSDVRVIHNGIDVDRFTPVGETHDRITAATGPAVVFVGRLVEGKRPRDVLTAFQAVQDDIPEAELFFCGDGPLRDELEKIVEREHMRESIRFLDRVPYREMPAVYRAADLFVLASRTEGFPRSVMESMACATPVLSTRLEQTEAVIEQAGRTVPVGDTTALADAMSSMLDDRAALRKLGQAGREIVMREYDWSETVEQTTQALRTIATSPLSQQQVDSGQAEEQVIRAGSNTEHEQ; from the coding sequence ATGCGCATCCTACGTGTCGCCCAAGATATCTTTCCAGACAAAGTTGGGGGAGCACCTTATCACATACACGCTCTCAGCCGCGATCAGGCCGAGATGGGACACGATGTGACCGTTCTGACCATCTCGAGCGACCAATCCAAGCCACAAACCGAACAGAGAGCCGGATACACCCTCGTCAGACTGTCGCCGCGCATCGAACTGTTCGGCAATGCGCTGTTCGCTGGGACGGTGAAGTACCTCCGCAACGCCCGAGAGTACGACGTGGTACACGCCCACTCACACCTGTTCTTTTCGAGCAACCTCACGGCGGCTTACAGTCGGGTAAGCGACATCCCTCTCGCTGTTACGTGCCACGGACTCATGTCTCAACGAGTCCCAGAATGGTTTTCCCGGTTCCATCTCAACACCGTCGGTCGGTTCACATACAATGCGGCGGACGTGCTCTTCTCTTACACTGCGCTCGAACGCGAGCGACTTCGGGACATCGGCGTCTCGTCCGATGTCCGCGTCATCCACAACGGAATAGACGTCGACCGATTCACGCCGGTCGGCGAAACGCACGACCGGATAACCGCTGCTACTGGTCCGGCAGTCGTCTTCGTCGGGCGTCTGGTCGAGGGAAAACGGCCCCGCGACGTTCTGACAGCATTTCAGGCGGTACAAGATGACATCCCCGAGGCCGAACTGTTTTTCTGCGGTGACGGGCCGCTTCGGGACGAGCTAGAGAAGATTGTTGAGCGAGAACACATGCGCGAGTCGATACGTTTCCTCGACCGGGTTCCGTATCGGGAGATGCCGGCGGTCTACCGTGCCGCGGACCTGTTTGTGCTCGCCAGCCGAACGGAGGGATTCCCACGAAGCGTCATGGAATCGATGGCGTGTGCCACACCCGTTCTCAGCACCCGACTGGAACAGACAGAAGCGGTAATCGAGCAGGCTGGCCGGACGGTGCCGGTAGGAGACACGACGGCACTAGCCGACGCCATGTCTTCGATGCTCGACGACAGGGCTGCGTTACGAAAGCTCGGCCAAGCCGGCAGGGAAATCGTCATGAGAGAGTACGACTGGTCCGAAACGGTAGAGCAGACGACACAGGCCCTCCGCACTATCGCTACGTCGCCGCTCTCTCAACAACAGGTCGACAGTGGCCAGGCCGAAGAGCAAGTGATACGCGCCGGCTCGAACACGGAGCACGAGCAATGA
- a CDS encoding glycosyltransferase, with protein sequence MSRSDTARAASTAGTDSYDAISRQSRDETLRVCFLINKLAPDGAPTIVLNLVEQARDQPFDFTVCFFGGDDTLRQDFEAAGARVVDFGAVGEFPQFDPRSLPCMLRFFRQASFDVLHCHLPYSQSLGRLVGSVADIDHIVSTQHNVPANYHPIERVAERITRPLDSRTIAVSEGVQTAFTGESEVFDYGANGQWTTIPNGIDVDAFAGSVEAADGSAVHQEWGLSDSDPLFLNVARYEPQKRQETLIEAMGDVVDTAPSAHLLIVGWGSLESSLRTKVRNAGLSEAVTVTGRVPEIHGYYAAADAFVSASAFEGLPVTILEAMAATCPVVATDIDGVREVVLDGETGRLVPPEEPTQMATAMRELTEHATRERYGAKGYDRVQNMFTVEQMVSRYTRLYRSLDGRREQDNDAEYYDNDA encoded by the coding sequence ATGAGCCGCTCGGACACGGCACGCGCGGCTTCCACGGCGGGTACCGACAGCTACGACGCCATCTCCCGTCAATCTCGGGACGAGACGCTACGCGTCTGCTTTCTCATCAACAAACTCGCACCCGACGGCGCACCGACTATCGTTCTGAATCTCGTCGAGCAAGCGCGAGACCAACCGTTCGATTTCACGGTCTGTTTCTTCGGCGGTGATGACACGCTCCGGCAGGATTTCGAGGCCGCAGGCGCGCGCGTCGTCGATTTCGGAGCGGTCGGGGAGTTCCCGCAGTTCGACCCACGCTCGCTCCCATGCATGCTCCGTTTCTTCCGTCAGGCCTCGTTCGACGTCCTCCACTGCCACTTGCCGTACTCACAATCGCTCGGACGACTCGTCGGTTCCGTAGCCGACATCGACCATATCGTGAGCACACAGCACAACGTCCCGGCGAACTATCATCCCATAGAGCGGGTCGCAGAACGTATCACCCGACCGCTCGACTCTCGGACCATTGCCGTCTCGGAGGGCGTTCAGACGGCCTTCACCGGTGAGAGCGAGGTCTTCGACTACGGTGCTAATGGCCAGTGGACCACGATTCCGAACGGGATTGACGTGGATGCCTTCGCTGGCTCCGTCGAGGCGGCCGACGGAAGTGCCGTCCACCAGGAGTGGGGCCTTTCGGACTCCGACCCGCTCTTTCTCAACGTGGCCCGTTACGAACCCCAGAAGCGCCAGGAGACGCTCATCGAGGCGATGGGTGACGTCGTCGACACCGCGCCGTCGGCACATCTTCTCATCGTCGGGTGGGGGTCGCTCGAATCATCGCTCCGGACGAAGGTCCGGAACGCGGGCCTGTCCGAGGCTGTGACGGTCACAGGACGTGTCCCGGAGATTCACGGGTATTATGCAGCTGCTGATGCCTTCGTCTCTGCATCGGCATTCGAGGGATTGCCGGTGACTATCCTCGAAGCCATGGCCGCCACGTGTCCAGTGGTCGCCACGGATATCGACGGCGTGAGAGAGGTCGTCCTCGACGGTGAGACCGGACGATTGGTTCCACCCGAGGAGCCAACACAGATGGCAACGGCGATGCGAGAGCTCACGGAACACGCCACTCGGGAGCGCTACGGGGCGAAGGGATACGACCGCGTTCAAAACATGTTCACGGTCGAACAGATGGTCTCTCGCTACACCCGGTTGTATCGCTCTCTCGATGGTCGACGGGAACAGGATAACGACGCTGAATATTACGATAACGATGCCTGA
- a CDS encoding glycosyltransferase family protein — protein sequence MSIVNNLERRLDNWVGFTDSHLQATLAVVLSGLLLAECALFLRIQLATGYETSIVESLPSTYWLLFYSILAGSIVLLFFAGATGTTFWRHGLALLLANYLLYTFLPVARGYKLYGRGEADKLRHLGDVQAIVETGALPGIWYPGEHVLMAELHMLGLPLTSTQYGINFAFTLLHIVAIGAVIRLFGQRRESIAIGLAVGAPLLYTTFHLSAHPAILSFMLLPVILLVLERYRQTNEKTFLLLLVTLGVAVIYMHPMTTLFMIGMITVTAVYSILYRGIFDSSTKTISLRLGALFLPLQLIWLQGFRQTEVSMYNMFGPDRGPSPAAQELAKATSVSFTPVQLAWKFVDLYGSVFLYFLTAGVFVILILVAFLRRNNRYDWGLGATHFMAGVTLAVLFLLRDLVVKGHIRLSRYAILFAAVAIGMFILHLFERQKSSLIVFSALVVLLAAGLGAQAAYEPNRHLTHAEYDGTQYLSTNYDLGEPVYSMDTSHKMKEFVLSSNHDRLWPRGFTTENDVPDALGYTGPDVRAADTYGSAYLVTKTYDRKRHTASHYTPEQQEYLFRYGETHLNQLERDSTANKIYVNGGYTAWRISPRVDEGAPE from the coding sequence ATGAGTATCGTAAATAATCTCGAACGCCGTCTCGACAACTGGGTAGGGTTTACCGATAGCCATCTTCAAGCTACGCTCGCCGTCGTTCTCTCCGGCCTCCTGCTCGCCGAGTGTGCCCTGTTTCTTCGAATCCAACTGGCGACAGGATACGAAACGTCTATCGTCGAGTCACTCCCGTCGACGTACTGGCTCCTCTTTTATTCGATACTAGCCGGTAGCATCGTGTTGTTGTTCTTCGCTGGTGCTACCGGTACCACGTTTTGGCGACACGGACTGGCCCTCTTGCTGGCGAACTATCTCTTATATACTTTCCTGCCAGTTGCCCGAGGGTACAAGCTCTATGGACGCGGTGAGGCTGACAAACTCCGGCATCTCGGGGACGTCCAGGCCATCGTCGAAACCGGAGCACTCCCCGGCATCTGGTATCCCGGCGAACACGTTCTGATGGCGGAACTACACATGCTAGGCCTGCCGCTGACGAGCACCCAATACGGCATCAATTTCGCGTTCACCCTCTTGCATATCGTGGCCATCGGTGCCGTCATCCGCCTGTTTGGCCAGCGGCGCGAGAGCATCGCAATCGGACTCGCGGTCGGTGCTCCGCTCCTCTACACCACGTTCCACCTCTCGGCACACCCTGCCATCCTGTCCTTCATGCTACTCCCGGTCATTCTGCTCGTCCTCGAGCGGTACCGGCAGACGAACGAGAAGACCTTCCTCCTCCTTCTCGTTACGCTGGGCGTTGCCGTCATCTATATGCATCCGATGACGACGCTGTTCATGATTGGGATGATTACGGTGACGGCGGTGTATTCAATCCTGTACCGGGGCATCTTCGATAGCTCAACCAAGACGATTAGTCTCCGTCTGGGTGCGCTGTTTTTGCCGCTTCAGTTAATCTGGTTACAGGGCTTCCGGCAGACGGAAGTGTCTATGTACAACATGTTCGGACCGGACAGAGGGCCGAGCCCGGCAGCCCAGGAACTGGCGAAAGCCACGTCCGTTTCGTTCACCCCGGTGCAATTAGCCTGGAAATTCGTCGACCTCTACGGGAGTGTGTTCCTCTACTTTCTGACTGCTGGCGTCTTCGTTATACTCATTCTCGTCGCCTTTCTTCGCAGAAACAACCGATACGACTGGGGCCTCGGCGCGACTCATTTCATGGCGGGTGTCACACTGGCAGTACTCTTCTTGCTTCGTGACCTCGTGGTCAAGGGCCACATCCGTCTGTCACGCTACGCTATCCTCTTTGCCGCAGTGGCTATCGGGATGTTCATTCTACACCTCTTCGAGCGACAGAAGTCATCTCTGATAGTCTTCTCCGCACTCGTAGTGCTTCTCGCGGCTGGATTGGGTGCCCAGGCGGCATACGAGCCGAACCGCCATCTCACCCACGCAGAGTACGACGGGACGCAGTATCTGTCGACGAACTACGACCTTGGCGAGCCCGTGTATTCGATGGACACGTCGCACAAAATGAAAGAGTTCGTGCTTTCGAGCAACCACGACCGCCTGTGGCCGAGAGGCTTCACTACGGAAAACGACGTTCCGGATGCGTTGGGGTACACCGGACCAGATGTCAGGGCGGCAGATACGTACGGCAGTGCGTATCTCGTGACGAAGACGTACGACCGAAAACGACACACCGCTTCGCACTACACCCCGGAACAGCAGGAGTACCTCTTCCGGTACGGCGAGACACATCTGAACCAATTAGAACGGGATTCAACGGCGAACAAAATCTACGTGAACGGCGGGTACACGGCCTGGAGAATCTCGCCCCGAGTAGACGAAGGGGCCCCGGAATAA
- a CDS encoding sulfatase yields MSESTAPPNIIWITLDSIRYDRTTLDGHTRATTPNMERIANQPGGVSFSSCIAAANWSLPSAASIHTGTFPEYHRTGYGTKKLPQSVSTVAERLREVGYQTVGVSANHYFTESTGLSRGFETFKHINPTELFREVSPLTLLRFLGNVRSHSGGLSTEKTKHRPDFFVNEVVKKQVSSRAGTSEPVFLSAHYHGAHLPYYPPPAWQDRFASDLVESPRAASERAFEHTADLHRGIANVSEFDEADWNALNVMYDTLVAYADSLIGELFDHLNALNLENTVFVVTADHGDLLGECGLLGHKFVLHDGLIHVPAVVHGLDSVASEQDELVQHVDIVRTLVECAGGDTTGLDGIDLRNERRTAALSQRAADIQGPLSAIQEHNPSFDTGYFHDAALSSLRTHEFKYQQSAEGDVLFELPDEQADVSTSYPDQRDELEAELQRRLSEIDSQSVNGEEAEFSDDIRDQLSDLGYLVE; encoded by the coding sequence ATGAGCGAGTCAACTGCTCCGCCCAATATCATCTGGATTACTCTAGACAGTATTCGATACGACCGCACCACGTTGGATGGGCACACGCGAGCGACGACGCCGAACATGGAGCGTATCGCCAATCAGCCGGGCGGAGTCAGTTTCAGTAGTTGCATTGCCGCCGCGAACTGGTCACTGCCGTCGGCAGCGTCGATACACACCGGAACCTTCCCCGAATACCACCGGACGGGCTACGGTACCAAGAAGCTTCCACAGAGCGTCAGCACCGTTGCCGAGCGACTTCGAGAGGTAGGGTATCAGACGGTTGGCGTCTCGGCGAACCATTACTTCACCGAATCTACCGGTCTTAGCCGTGGATTCGAGACGTTCAAACACATCAACCCGACCGAGCTATTCAGAGAGGTCAGCCCGCTTACGCTACTCCGTTTCCTCGGCAACGTGCGGTCACATTCAGGCGGGCTCAGTACTGAGAAGACGAAACACCGACCCGACTTCTTCGTCAACGAAGTGGTAAAGAAGCAGGTCTCGTCCCGCGCCGGAACGAGTGAACCGGTCTTCCTGTCCGCACATTACCACGGCGCACACCTCCCGTACTATCCGCCGCCGGCATGGCAGGACCGGTTTGCGTCGGACCTCGTTGAATCGCCACGAGCAGCGAGCGAGCGGGCCTTCGAACACACCGCCGATCTGCACCGAGGCATCGCCAATGTCAGCGAGTTCGACGAAGCGGACTGGAACGCGTTGAATGTGATGTACGACACGCTCGTAGCGTACGCTGATTCGCTGATTGGAGAACTCTTCGACCACCTGAATGCACTCAACCTCGAGAACACTGTTTTCGTTGTGACCGCCGACCACGGTGACTTACTCGGAGAGTGTGGCCTGCTCGGTCACAAATTTGTCCTTCACGACGGGTTGATTCACGTACCGGCCGTCGTACACGGCCTCGATTCAGTGGCCAGTGAACAAGACGAGCTCGTTCAGCATGTCGACATCGTTCGAACGCTCGTCGAGTGTGCTGGCGGCGATACGACCGGTCTCGACGGTATTGACCTCCGGAACGAACGACGGACAGCCGCACTCAGTCAGCGTGCCGCCGACATTCAGGGCCCGCTCTCGGCGATACAAGAGCATAACCCGTCATTCGATACCGGGTACTTCCACGACGCGGCGCTTAGTTCGCTCCGGACTCACGAGTTCAAATACCAGCAGAGTGCGGAAGGTGACGTGCTGTTCGAACTCCCCGACGAACAGGCAGACGTCTCTACGTCGTACCCCGACCAGAGAGACGAACTCGAGGCAGAACTACAGAGGCGACTGAGCGAAATCGACAGTCAGAGCGTCAATGGCGAAGAGGCCGAGTTCAGCGACGACATACGAGACCAGCTCTCCGACCTGGGATACTTGGTCGAGTGA